TAGACAGCAACCTGTTTTAAATACTATATATGATATCACAAATATTTACtgaggaaatttttttaatgatatataaaaaaaaaactagctgATACCAATTTGTTATAAGCTACAGTGACTGTAGTAGAAATGGGCGAAAATCTgttgcaatatatttttcagcATCCATTTTCtaaattaagaaatgaatttctttttatcaattatcGGTGCCAAGCGACTCTGAGCAAAATGTCCTGCATTCTGGCCACAAggaaaatttaatgatttaattaagaaaatgtaGGACATattagaaaaatcaatttatcgaTAAGAAACGTTACTTACTATGTGAACAATATGGCCATGACACTAGATTTATCTGAGCTTTTGTTTTTTTCTCCCCTAGCTCATCTATAAAATatagtcaaacttcgttatctagAGTTAGATGGGACTGTTaaaaaacttcaagatatccAAGTATTCCTGATATCTAGAgtaaaataactaaaaaaataagtggttgggacttaaaaataactttgacatatccactgtatttgagatatcagtgtttgagatatcaaagttcaactgtatgtaTGTATACTGTTAGCAATTTTATGAtattcatcattatttatttccagAGTTATCCAGCGAGGACAAGGAGGACGGCTCATAGATTTTATAGAGAGAGAATCTGATAGAAACAGCAGGTTTTATCCTTTAGCGTACACTCTTGCTGTCTGCGCCAGGAGTACCAATCAAGATGTCTCCCGTAAAGCTTACATGGCAATACAAACTGTCTGTAGGACACCAGAAAAATTATTCATGTTTCTCAAGTACTGTAAGGAGTCTCTGAAGCTTAAATCATGGCCTAGACGCCACAGGATGGCTGTAGCTAAGTGGTATACAACTAATCCTCAATATCTTGATAACCCCATGcttcttgcaaaacatgtgactAAATATAGGAGACGCCATGGGTTTTCACACAAAAAAGTGTTAAAGTGTTGTCATCCCAATACCTCTAGATGTCCTGATGATATCAAattcatattatgttatgcTGTTAAAGGTATTTCAAAAGCTAGACGTTTGCATCATGGAGAAGAAGGTAAAATCATGTCTGTTGTGGATTTCATTAATGATGTTGATACTCTGCGAAAGGGAAAAATGCCAGAGGATGATGTAGTagctttgattaaaaaatggGAGCTGACATGGGAACAAATACCTACTGTTCATTTGCAATCAGCACAAATATGGAAGgcattgcttaaaataatgcCAATGACAGCATTGTTGAGAAATTTGGGAAAACTAACCATGCATAGATTACTTGAACCTGGTAGTCAAGAAGAAACCAAAACATGCTCAAGACTTAATAATGCAGAACTCCTTAAAAATGCCAAACTTCACCCTATCCAAATCCTTTCATCTTTGAATGGTTACAGAAGGGGGGAAGGATCTAGAAGTGACTGGAATGTTAACCAAAATATTGTCCATTCCCTGACACGAGCATACATGACGCAACTTACCTCTAGCAGTCAAGAACCCAACCTTCCTCAGAACCTTCTGGTAGCAATAAATATTAGGCATTCAATTGAGAGACATGTTGTTGGGATCCCTTTGATGAATTGCAAGCAGACTGCTACTGCTTTGGCAATGACCCTGAAACAAAGTCAGCCATCTACCCATACTGTTACCTTTGGAAGTGGGGACATTGCAAGAAGGCTTGATTTTCAGCTATCTGATGCTGGCATATATGACATAGAGAGTGCTTTAGATGCTGTGGAACAGAGAACAGATGATAAACCTGTTAATTTTGATGCACCATTGCAATATGCCATGCAGAATATGAATGCAGTAAATGCTGTCATTCTAATGACTGACCGTCTCACTGAACAAGACAGAAGTGATATCCAAAGAGCTTACAGGAGTTTTAAAGAACATTTCCTAGATGTTTCATTTATCACTGTGTGCTTTCAGAACTGTGAAGAAACATCTCCTGTTGCTGAACCACAAGACCCCAACATGTTGGATGTAATAGGAGTGGATGCAGGGGCATTAAATATCATTCTTTCCTTTATCGCGAACAGAGATCAACAAATACGAGGACTGCTGGAAGAACTTTCAATTGATGGAAGAATGGAGGAGGATATGGAACAGGCTTAGAAGACATGTCTggaacattgtttaaaaacagtTTCTACATCATTAAGAATCCATGGAAAGGAATCTCAGTGGAGGGTGCTGTTGATgctttttattaacatttaccATAATTCTCACTGAACTATGATGTAGCTTTTATTTGCAAGAAGTTTTCTCCACACACAAAATTTAGTAACAaaattatttcacaaataaatGTCCATACACCAAAAGTTAATTACTATGTTCTGGATGATCTTAATAAATCTTGTTTATTTCCCCAAACTGATCTTTGTTTCTTTTGGATACATGTACAGTGGTTTTGTCTTTATCTGTACCGGTAAATGTTGaacatcaattttcatggatttggTCATAGACTTACTAGATTAAAGTGAGGTTTGTGGCTACCAGGAGATAACTCAGATTTTCATTGTGAGGTAACGTTTAATAGCTTCATTTTGTTATACCTGATAGATACGATGTCAAGATTTACATGACGTAATGATTGACttcagttattttttgttttgtaaataaagctcgagtcttgttattgtttacatgtgcTGTATTGGTGTAACGTGCAATCAAATGTTggtttttgttgataatattatatttataaacacattcaataagtttttttatttgctacgaGTCATTTTGTCCAAGAAATTGTAATTTCTTCACTTAATATTATGTGAATTAAACTAAATACCGgtaaatataagactcgagctttgtttacataacaatgatttctAACCTCTGTGTCTctcttgtaacttgacttttaactttcaaatttcggtcaatcaatcaatatgctcaagtaaaatattttaatcactaaaaataaaagtttgatctaAAATTTTGTTTAGGTCCCATTCATTAGTATGATCTTGGGagacatatttacatgtaaatatttacatcctcATTGTATTTTAATTCTCCTCTCCAGTCTCCATCTTCAATTTCAAATAggatttaaataattttgatcatGCAATTTGCCAGCTGatgaacaaaatacaaaatcactaacaggaaaaaagaaaagatactGATATTTGAACATGCATGAGTTTATTACACATCATGAGTCGAAAAATGAACTATGCCAAGagatatgtttttgatactCCATTTATATACACTGaccttttttatttgaaaagtgaaaaaaaaaccaaaccaacAATTTGGTGAAGTTTaacataatttattaaaaagataaaattataaaagttgTCTAATGCAAAACACCTTTCAAAGTCATTACTTCAAATGAACATGCAGTAATCTCCAAAAAGTGATAATAAAATTGTTCTGTATGTTATAAAATTGACAGAATACCCCTGTTTGTCGTGCAGAACACAAAGATCGCAAAGCTACTTGTTCAGATTTTAAGTAGGACGAATCACACAAAACTGAAAGACATAAAATGTCATGTATATCATTAACTCAGCAGATTTCAATGCATACTACCGTAAATGCATCATGTGATCACTCTATAGCAACTTCGATGCCATGTTCACATTTtacttaataaatacattttaaagcaGTTTGAGTGAATAGTTACAAGTATATAGATTTTTGTTCACTATTGGCCTTCAAAGAAGTGTTTGATTAATTGACCTGCTGATCAAGCCATTCATTCACTGggtttgtttaaatatacaatttatatacaACAAATTAtgcaaaagttttgttttgagATAGCCCTGTAACATGTAATGAACCAGAGCATAGGAAAACAATGGgtgtaaaaaaaacatttcaaaatttgttggTGATCTCAATTTTACAATTCACAGAAAATATTGCATCAACAGAAATAGAAAGTACCAGGTAGACAGTTATAAATACATGAACTATTGAACTAAATCTATGCATTattggaaaaagaaaaaaattacatgtctTTTAAAGACAATAATCCACAACTGCAAATATAAACACACAATTACAAACACAATTTAAATTACTAGTATACCAGAATACTGGTATTCAAGAATACGTGTATTTACACATGCAGGTTTTGACCAACGGTTTTTTGATAGTACAAGTATGTAGTACATTGCAATCTTAATTTCCAGGTGCATCATATTCCATAACAAAAACCTCttaagtacaaacaaaagaatatGTCTTAAATTTTTTCCGAGACacaaaattaaacagaaaaacGTGCAGTTTCTCAAACACTCAAATCTaattaaaaaatgcatgatCGAATATGCATGGACAAACAAACTTTGGGGAAATTTATCATTAATAAGCAACAAACATGATCTTATTAAGTTAAAGGAgaaacacaacaacaaaaaccataataaaatatattggatttcaggaaataatgaaataatttgatgaatatcatgaaatatgtaaattcatggaaacaaaatctttatacactttttaaaaaaaaaggattttcaGCTGTACATTCACAGATTCTGCCATGGATACATATGAAAAAGTATATAATATGTCATATGtgacatattttataaacatatgaaaaatgatgattacACATTTATACATCtgacaaaaaatgaattttacagGAATTTTTCTCAATAAGTTATTTTGTTAGGCACCAAgggttatattttattttattgcacaACTAACAAAATCATACAATCATAAATAAGATATGATATATCCTTAATATTGCCtctttatctttaattttggtttgcttttaatttaatctatatattgcAAAACTATTTCTAGTAATACATGAAATTTCTTTCCTAAAAGGTATAGCCAAAGAGAATCACGagaaaattgcattttaatgaCAAATACTTTTTCCAGACCTAGTCCTAAGGAAAGGTCCTACATTATTTTTTCAGTGATTGGAAGGAGAATATAGATTTAACTGAAACAGGAGATGTAATATCTGAATGAGGTACAAGCACTGGCACTCTGCAATGATCATTTACCCTTACATACAGTGGAATTATCACTGGTGtccatttgtaaatatttcaagaCTGTTGgcttatatttttgtgtgtatcaatcaatatcataattatatgattgatTAAAATACTGTTACGAGAACAGAAAAATTATCTATGAATTTATGTCAGTCTAGATGAGTTCTTTTCTTGAGATGGAGAGAGGTACTGTAATCTATTTGGATTTCTTCGTTTCTACATGCCCGTTAGAGTGTTTTCCATTTCGCCCACTTGTTCCATTTGTTACACTGCCATCATCATTTTTCTGTAAAGAAAATTGAGTTTAAGAGTCAATGCAAAAGATGCTAATAATTACACagatgtcattttaaaatttattttttaaaatcttcttgcaaaatatatatttaaaaagaaattctcatGTAATAATTTTACTAAATGATTTCCAGATTAAACAAGTTTATTTAAACTACTGTGAGTCATTATAATTCcgtcatgtaaaaaattaacgATTTCTCAAAAAGTAACAAtccaatgattttaatttcaagcTGCAATGATCAAATtagaagttttgaaaagtttttgAAATCCTATGATAGTATTCACAATGGGTTTAATTTTGTGGAAAAATGATAAATCGCGAACattgtgaaataaaaattattgtacATGATTCTTTTCAAAGCTAtattatatactgtaaattccttatattacgcaagtacttaattccgcgatcccgtTGGTTTGAATCAAACCGCgcgaatataaaatcgcgaacgtggATTTTTTCCCTCTTTTTCTTATGGttctcaactctcagaaaataatggcgagattttaaattcCCTGGAGGgtgattttacgcggatattaattcctcgcatttaattaggaatctacagtagctAGATTTGCTTTGCAATGCACATTAGGTGACTCTCAATGGCTCGAAGTCCATGGAACTAAGGAAACACTTTAAGGGATCAAGTGTTccagtttttataattttccagGTTGACTGACAGATTTTTGATTTAGTCTTACcagattttatacatgtaactaccgGGTAAGTCATTTATTTTAGTGCTAACCTTAGGCATGTGGTTTAACAATGTTTGTTGTCAGTTATATATACAGACttgtatgttttaaaaactaaacagaaagaaatattgaataaataccaatttattttatggaagGCAACTTGTCGTAAAATAGATAAATGAGTACTATACACTGTATGGGTTCTGCACCAGATTGCTCATTGGTGATACTCAGTTCTGTTAGAACTTGTTCAGCAAtaattgttaattataatgacagcgatgctgatataaaaatttcTGCATTTTCATAATTCATGAAACTTTTACTTTGGCTCAAAATTATATGCTGATAATTAATTTCTCAATTTTACAGCGTCTTCAAATTATCCTAAGACAAATAAAATTGGGACCGGAGTCTCACTTTGAGTATTAAGAACTTCAAGTGATCGAAGTTCAAGCCATCAAGAGTTACCTGTATTTCATTTAAGACTACAAAGGAATATTGGTATTCAGAATACCTTTTTCTTCATGGATTTCACATACGCATGGAAGTAGAAATTCAAAAACAGAAGTAAAATTGTGAAGGCATAGACAACCAGAGCCCAATGCATCCACTCGGGGAAATCACACTTGAAAACGAGGCTCTGAGCTGCATGAATTATTCCTGTCACGAACTGAATCtaagaaaagataaaaattttgtcaaagatcTATCAATACAAACCtttctatatttttcattatgctTCTTGATATACTCCTGAATATAGAAGTTCAGGAATAGTGCGATAATGGTCACTCCATAGAAAAGTCCAAAATACTGCATCCATTTTGGAAAATCACAATCATGATACAGGCTAGATAATGCATACACCATCCCAATATAAAACTGAGTCTATagcaaaagagaaaaaaatattttaagcattcgGGAGAGAGTCCTTTTAAAAGCAAGCCAACGAAATTCATTtcagtcttatatttgtttatgaaGCATGTTGGTCACATAAAATGATCAGGTATACATATAATTATTGAATTAAGCCTAAAGCATTTTTTTGCTTAATGGACAATCATTGAATAGACATGCACTCAAATCAAGCATTCCTTTGTAATCCATATGTATAGGgcttttaattgattatttcTGTAAATGTTTATTCTTGTCACCTTactacaaataatttttaatcaacCCACAAAAACACATGCTAATAAATATGAATGATTGTAAAGTGCATCTATAAGCTAAAAGACTACTAGTACTTTTGGCATATATAGACACACAAAACCAAAATGGATGCAGAATGGATACTAAAAACATAATGGTGATTTTATCagtaattatattattatacatgcaTAAAGCACACATATTAATACATGTCCAATTATAATATAAAGTTAAGGAAAAGCAAAGCATGTGGTACTTAATTGTGATAACAGTAAATACTGTACAGATTAAAACAGAAATAGTGATATAAGTATGAGATGTTGACTATAATATGCAGTAAAACACTGTTAAAGcgaacacacttataatgaattgatgcttacagcgaagtgattttcattacCCGTAACTATATGATATGTTGTGAAATTGACGGATATAACAAGTTACACTTACAACGAAGCAAAATTGCCTGTCCCTGGCACTtcgctataaccatgttttaatgtacatgtagatggtAATCATGTGATGTGTTTTATTCAATGACAGAGTTTCATCAAACATTCATCCACAAATTAATTTCTCTTACATTGATGTTATATATGGTCGATATAATGTAATATAGTAAAATTTCACGCACTTGATACTGTtgacaataaaatcaaagaatacTGGGTGGCAACTGAAGTTAAGTGCAGATGCGGAGAAATAAGACATGAGCAATTAAGATATAAGCTTAAAGTAATGTAAGGATAGGAAATCTACTGATACATACCAGCTGTAACATAGTGAGGTATCGCTTCCACCAGAGGTATTTTTGGTACTGTGGTCCCAGAGCAGAGATTCCATAGTAAGAGTACATAATGACATGAATGAAAGAATTCACCATGGCACCAAAGAAGGCTGAAAGCAATGAATGAAGGtacagctacatgtattataaggtTTACTTGTGTTGAATAGGAAAATAGTGAATCTGTTTATCTAAAGTTCAAATAAGTTGTACATAGGATAAAAGTGTACTTACATTGCCCTCCTGCCACCCATTTAATTCCTATCCACCAAATTGGGAACATGGTGGCATGgtgatacacatgtaaaaagctaatttgattgtttttctttttaagcaCAAAGAAAAATGTGTCCATCATTTCTATGCACTTCGAAAAGTAGAACCACCATAAGGCTTTCGCTATCTGAAAAATTCAGAAAACTACTGTAATCTAAAAATCTTTCTTAAAACATGACTCTTCTGCTAAGTGGTTGTCAATCTATTGTGTTAAATTCTTTTTCAGCAATGTAATCCAGAGTAAATAACAAACAATCAATTGAGATTaacttaaattttaatttgatttatcaTAGGATCGATCTGATGTAAACCAAAAACATAATGATTCAGAGCTTTGAAATTCATGCtagatgatttttttgttttcccttTATTCTTAAACCTATACTGTAAACCGAATTTTATTTGTGTGCAAGAAATTTTTGAAAGGTTTGCTGAAGCCTCATCATTGCAAATATttctcagcacaaatcatttcTAGCTGTTAAGATATAGTAACAACATGTctgtttatgcatgttcacaATAAATAATTCGCTGCAAACCAATTTAAGTCGCGAAATAAAGTTGTAGGTAATAAAGTTGGTTTTCAGTATATAACTTATATAGATTatgcagtacatgtacttacattgaCTTCATTCTCATCATTGCTGTACACCACAGGTTGACAAATATAGCTGTACCCTGCCCTATATGTGTTGACCAGAGTCtgtaccaaaaaaataaattttaaaatggcaAAATATAGCTTtgacatatttcatttgtaatgCCCCATTCCTGCCTCAAAGATTATTTAAGTCAATTTATTGATTCAATGACTATTAATCAGTAATACTATACATGTAAGTCACCATTTAATGCCGATAGTTTACTTGATAAAATATGCAGTAGTTCGGTAAAACTAATCTAAAGTTATTGTATTTATCCAATGTGCTATTCAATAattaatcatcatcatcatctgcACTCATCGAGTCACTGACTGATGTCTATAGTTACCTGATAAAATATGTAGAAGTTGAGTATCACTAATCCTATATTGTAGTAGAAGACTGCCATTTTGAGTTTGTAAGCTTCCCTCTTCTCCATCCACCATTTACCTGCATACACTAACATCACATACAGAGCGGTGATGGCCAGGGTAGGGGTGTAACTCCCCATCAAAAACCAGTCCTTCACCCGGGGATCTGAAAATAAGACATTATCAATTATAGTAAAATAGAGCTAAAATGCATGCAGATAAAGATGGGAGTTCACATAGAGAAAGCGAATAATAACGTGGTTTAAAACACTATTGCAAAACAGATACCAACAGAGACTTCAGATCATTGTTTACAATGAAACATAGGATAGGACAAAGATGAATCAACGAGAAAGGAACTTTACATTCTTAAACATCATAATAGATGATCTGCAGATTGTCATCTTCCCAAAAGAACCCTGGGTTCGTATGTTCCTCTTGTAAAGGAGTCTGAGAAgcagatcagaaacccttgacttagGCAGATGGCAGATTGACGCATGCATATTTTGACTTACCTGATTGTTCTAATGCCCAGTCGTAAAATTTGGTCAATTCATAgtatttatcttttataatatcCATCTTTGATAATTCTggctttattttttctattcaacctgaaatgaaaacaaatttgaatcaagTAAGTTCctaaagaaaattatttcattcaaatcaaaaaataaataaatttcagaACTGCTAAAATC
This genomic window from Magallana gigas chromosome 5, xbMagGiga1.1, whole genome shotgun sequence contains:
- the LOC105344648 gene encoding very long chain fatty acid elongase 4 isoform X2 codes for the protein MDIIKDKYYELTKFYDWALEQSDPRVKDWFLMGSYTPTLAITALYVMLVYAGKWWMEKREAYKLKMAVFYYNIGLVILNFYIFYQTLVNTYRAGYSYICQPVVYSNDENEVNIAKALWWFYFSKCIEMMDTFFFVLKKKNNQISFLHVYHHATMFPIWWIGIKWVAGGQSFFGAMVNSFIHVIMYSYYGISALGPQYQKYLWWKRYLTMLQLIQFVTGIIHAAQSLVFKCDFPEWMHWALVVYAFTILLLFLNFYFHAYVKSMKKKKNDDGSVTNGTSGRNGKHSNGHVETKKSK
- the LOC105344648 gene encoding very long chain fatty acid elongase 4 isoform X1, translating into MDIIKDKYYELTKFYDWALEQSDPRVKDWFLMGSYTPTLAITALYVMLVYAGKWWMEKREAYKLKMAVFYYNIGLVILNFYIFYQTLVNTYRAGYSYICQPVVYSNDENEVNIAKALWWFYFSKCIEMMDTFFFVLKKKNNQISFLHVYHHATMFPIWWIGIKWVAGGQSFFGAMVNSFIHVIMYSYYGISALGPQYQKYLWWKRYLTMLQLTQFYIGMVYALSSLYHDCDFPKWMQYFGLFYGVTIIALFLNFYIQEYIKKHNEKYRKKNDDGSVTNGTSGRNGKHSNGHVETKKSK
- the LOC105344647 gene encoding RNA-binding protein RO60, encoding MGSDDSLRLWRFFRFGNDRSVYTPHVRSLENSYEKLIMRVIQRGQGGRLIDFIERESDRNSRFYPLAYTLAVCARSTNQDVSRKAYMAIQTVCRTPEKLFMFLKYCKESLKLKSWPRRHRMAVAKWYTTNPQYLDNPMLLAKHVTKYRRRHGFSHKKVLKCCHPNTSRCPDDIKFILCYAVKGISKARRLHHGEEGKIMSVVDFINDVDTLRKGKMPEDDVVALIKKWELTWEQIPTVHLQSAQIWKALLKIMPMTALLRNLGKLTMHRLLEPGSQEETKTCSRLNNAELLKNAKLHPIQILSSLNGYRRGEGSRSDWNVNQNIVHSLTRAYMTQLTSSSQEPNLPQNLLVAINIRHSIERHVVGIPLMNCKQTATALAMTLKQSQPSTHTVTFGSGDIARRLDFQLSDAGIYDIESALDAVEQRTDDKPVNFDAPLQYAMQNMNAVNAVILMTDRLTEQDRSDIQRAYRSFKEHFLDVSFITVCFQNCEETSPVAEPQDPNMLDVIGVDAGALNIILSFIANRDQQIRGLLEELSIDGRMEEDMEQA